In Crinalium epipsammum PCC 9333, the following are encoded in one genomic region:
- a CDS encoding gluconate 2-dehydrogenase subunit 3 family protein gives MAVEILQTDDQYVLNHCTKFLARDNIDPRHNFGQWTDDDPRSRIAEPWRFPIIDSYSDGSDFVKSYSSNVVTFVYQQPKAMAPKNVAVIGTFANLYEPIPLKPVNFVGEPTGYYALSIIVPKGQFHTYKFIVDGQAIIDPINPQRAQLDNGQLWSRFFTQLCTEPLNFEDWEFDIVARLVDHILPFRTQEGENFLNRYYNFLGKQDKQVQYAYAYRLDESVGAANFIDNILAREENHHLVDYKICLGQISRILRQRNPYVEPKDVSKELYIDLYDEMAINKVNGWNYQEYQEPRFFLELLRRHTFTGAFSHPKYGGNVGGTAWAYLSERFKDKSGKTLFDWRRAIEPPLGLNSDYRG, from the coding sequence ATGGCTGTTGAAATCTTACAAACAGACGACCAGTACGTACTTAACCACTGCACTAAATTTCTTGCCAGAGATAATATAGATCCTCGCCATAACTTTGGACAATGGACTGACGACGATCCTCGCTCTCGGATTGCTGAACCTTGGCGATTTCCGATTATCGATAGTTACAGCGATGGTAGTGATTTTGTTAAAAGTTATTCTTCCAATGTAGTAACTTTCGTATATCAGCAACCAAAAGCAATGGCGCCCAAAAATGTTGCTGTAATCGGGACTTTCGCCAATCTTTATGAGCCAATTCCACTCAAGCCAGTCAACTTCGTTGGGGAACCCACAGGATATTATGCTCTATCGATTATTGTACCGAAAGGACAATTTCACACCTACAAATTTATCGTCGATGGGCAGGCAATTATAGACCCAATAAATCCCCAGCGTGCCCAGCTTGACAACGGTCAATTATGGTCACGATTTTTTACCCAATTGTGTACTGAACCATTGAACTTTGAAGACTGGGAATTTGACATTGTAGCTCGATTAGTAGATCACATTTTGCCTTTCCGAACTCAGGAAGGGGAAAACTTTTTGAACCGTTATTACAATTTTTTGGGTAAACAAGATAAACAGGTGCAATACGCCTATGCTTATCGTCTAGATGAATCAGTAGGAGCAGCAAACTTTATTGACAACATTTTAGCCAGGGAAGAGAATCATCATTTAGTTGATTACAAAATTTGCTTAGGTCAAATTAGCCGGATATTGCGGCAACGCAATCCCTACGTTGAACCCAAAGATGTCTCTAAAGAGTTGTACATTGACCTCTATGACGAAATGGCTATTAACAAAGTCAATGGTTGGAATTACCAGGAATACCAAGAACCTCGTTTCTTCCTGGAATTACTGCGCCGCCACACATTTACAGGTGCATTTTCTCATCCTAAATATGGTGGAAATGTCGGAGGAACAGCTTGGGCTTATCTATCAGAAAGGTTTAAAGATAAGAGCGGCAAAACCT
- a CDS encoding quinone oxidoreductase family protein, whose amino-acid sequence MKAIIMHKTGGTEVLHYETFPTPKPTANEVLVKVHAATVNHTDIFHRSGQFFIQKSLPHILGMDVAGEIVELGAGVTDWQIGDRIVATFEALGRERDGAYAEYTTLPTNQLHRIPDGLSYIDAASIGLAFTTAWIALFYKGLLKQAERIVIHAASSGVGTSAIQIARWQKAQAIAISDKNKAERLHQLGANFVIDRHSPDLVEQVIEITKGEGATLILDLVGRTTLRSSISMLAKNGRIVCAGTLSGDIAEINVMDLLMKNATIHGSFALIQPQDFEQILQHFAQGIFQPVIDSVFPLQKASAAHERIEAKQAFGKIILVPDL is encoded by the coding sequence ATGAAAGCGATCATCATGCATAAAACCGGGGGTACAGAAGTACTGCACTACGAAACCTTTCCTACCCCGAAACCAACTGCCAATGAGGTTTTAGTCAAGGTTCATGCTGCTACGGTAAATCACACAGATATATTTCACCGTTCAGGACAGTTTTTCATTCAAAAAAGTCTCCCCCATATTTTGGGTATGGATGTAGCAGGGGAAATCGTGGAATTGGGTGCAGGAGTAACAGATTGGCAAATAGGTGATCGCATAGTTGCTACTTTTGAAGCCTTGGGAAGAGAAAGAGATGGTGCTTATGCCGAATACACCACACTCCCAACCAACCAACTACACCGCATTCCCGATGGACTAAGTTATATTGATGCGGCCAGCATTGGTTTAGCTTTCACAACTGCTTGGATTGCCCTATTTTATAAGGGCCTGCTAAAACAAGCAGAACGAATTGTTATCCATGCAGCATCTAGTGGAGTCGGAACCTCTGCAATTCAAATTGCGCGTTGGCAGAAGGCCCAAGCGATCGCCATCAGTGATAAAAACAAAGCAGAGCGATTACATCAGCTAGGAGCCAATTTTGTCATTGATCGCCACTCTCCTGATTTAGTAGAGCAGGTGATAGAGATAACCAAAGGAGAAGGCGCTACCCTGATCCTTGATTTAGTAGGACGAACAACATTGCGATCGTCTATCAGTATGCTGGCAAAAAATGGGCGGATTGTTTGTGCTGGGACTCTCAGTGGTGATATAGCAGAAATTAATGTTATGGATCTACTGATGAAAAATGCTACTATTCACGGTTCATTTGCTCTGATTCAACCCCAAGATTTCGAGCAAATTTTGCAACACTTTGCCCAAGGGATATTTCAACCTGTGATTGACTCTGTTTTCCCCTTACAAAAAGCGAGTGCTGCCCACGAGCGGATTGAGGCAAAACAGGCATTTGGTAAAATTATTCTCGTGCCCGATCTATAA
- a CDS encoding alpha-amylase family glycosyl hydrolase has product MSVIQVSTQTGMGAIPYEGGTAFRVWAPFASAIYVAGNFNNWSITENLLAPENNGYWSVDVPGAKEGQNYRYVIQSPFIPSDSVWWRTDPYCKHVLDNDGGDGVIVTDQFDWGTNTFNMPVWNELVIYELHIASFNRSENKPGDLNSIIDKLGILKDLGINAIELMPIFGFPGEYSLGYNPAFPFDIESNYGDPGKFKNFVKKAHEFGIAVILDVVYNHFGDKELDYSLRRFDGWNQNNGDGIYFYNDQRVQTDFGPRPDYGRGEVRQYIRDNALMWLEEYQIDGLRFDSTINIRNIYGKNNEPVNDIPEGWSLMQWINNEIDSKMPWKITIAEDLQNNEWINRNTGSGGAGFDSQWGSFFYYSIFNAVVASTDSARNMYSVRDAILQRFETDAWKRVIYSENHDEVAEINHKVRLPEAIWHGNADSWFARKRSTLAAALVFTSPGIPMIFQGQEFLEWGNWSDSGTLDWSKKDKFSGIWDLYQSLIRLRRNWYNNTRGLRGQHVNVHHVNNNDKVIAFHRWDNGGLGDDVVVIINMGDRFYDRYSLGFPGGGTWWVRFNSDWNGYSPDFGNHSGYDTFANQSNPNDSDGMPFSANIGIGPYSVLILSQ; this is encoded by the coding sequence ATGTCTGTTATTCAGGTCTCTACTCAGACCGGAATGGGGGCTATTCCCTATGAAGGAGGCACAGCTTTTCGTGTTTGGGCGCCCTTTGCTTCAGCAATTTATGTAGCAGGAAATTTTAATAACTGGTCTATAACTGAAAATCTACTCGCCCCTGAAAATAATGGATACTGGTCTGTGGACGTTCCTGGAGCTAAAGAAGGTCAAAATTACCGCTATGTAATTCAAAGTCCTTTCATTCCTAGTGATTCTGTATGGTGGCGTACCGATCCCTATTGCAAACATGTCCTAGACAATGACGGCGGCGATGGTGTAATTGTCACAGATCAGTTTGATTGGGGAACCAATACCTTCAATATGCCAGTCTGGAATGAATTAGTGATTTATGAGCTGCATATAGCTTCTTTTAATAGAAGCGAGAACAAGCCCGGAGATTTAAATTCAATTATCGATAAACTAGGTATCTTAAAAGACTTAGGCATCAATGCAATTGAACTGATGCCGATTTTTGGTTTTCCGGGAGAATACTCTTTAGGCTATAACCCTGCTTTCCCCTTTGATATAGAAAGTAATTATGGTGATCCTGGTAAATTTAAAAACTTCGTCAAAAAAGCCCATGAATTTGGCATAGCTGTGATTCTTGATGTAGTTTATAACCATTTTGGTGATAAAGAACTAGACTATTCTCTACGGCGGTTTGATGGTTGGAATCAAAATAACGGGGATGGAATATATTTTTACAACGATCAACGCGTTCAAACCGATTTTGGTCCTCGCCCAGACTATGGCAGGGGTGAAGTGCGGCAATATATCCGTGACAACGCTTTGATGTGGCTGGAAGAATATCAGATAGACGGTTTACGCTTTGATTCCACCATCAACATTCGTAATATTTACGGCAAGAACAACGAACCTGTAAATGACATTCCTGAAGGCTGGAGCTTGATGCAATGGATCAACAATGAAATAGACAGTAAGATGCCGTGGAAGATTACGATCGCAGAAGACTTGCAAAACAACGAATGGATCAACCGTAATACAGGATCTGGGGGAGCCGGATTTGATTCTCAATGGGGTAGCTTTTTTTATTATTCTATTTTTAATGCAGTGGTAGCTTCCACGGATAGCGCCCGTAATATGTACAGCGTTCGGGATGCAATTTTGCAAAGGTTTGAAACCGATGCTTGGAAGCGAGTTATTTACAGCGAAAACCATGATGAAGTAGCCGAAATTAACCACAAAGTCCGGCTACCGGAGGCAATTTGGCATGGTAATGCAGATAGCTGGTTTGCCCGCAAACGCTCTACCTTAGCAGCGGCTCTCGTCTTCACATCTCCTGGAATTCCGATGATTTTTCAAGGTCAAGAATTTTTGGAATGGGGAAATTGGAGTGATTCTGGCACATTAGATTGGAGCAAGAAAGATAAATTTAGTGGTATTTGGGATCTTTATCAGTCGCTAATTCGTTTACGGCGCAACTGGTATAACAACACCAGAGGTTTGCGTGGACAGCATGTCAACGTACATCACGTTAACAATAACGACAAAGTTATAGCCTTTCATCGTTGGGATAACGGCGGGCTAGGGGATGATGTAGTTGTGATTATAAATATGGGCGATCGTTTCTACGATCGCTATAGCCTAGGCTTTCCTGGAGGCGGAACTTGGTGGGTAAGGTTTAATAGTGACTGGAATGGTTACAGCCCAGATTTTGGCAATCATTCTGGTTATGACACCTTTGCAAATCAGAGTAATCCCAATGATTCCGATGGTATGCCCTTCAGTGCCAATATTGGCATTGGGCCTTATAGCGTCTTGATTCTTTCTCAATAA
- a CDS encoding PKD domain-containing protein yields MNNVAPTVAAGDNQIMHVGETVAFNGHFTDPGIKGTHAIAWDFGDGNIVKNDLNPTHIYAVYGTYNVTLTVTDSDGAVATDAMTVKVFKLPTLSVSNISLSEGDDGNTSVVFTASLSEPSLRTVTANYSTTDGTATSGKDYTISNGTITFAPGETSQTIIIPIIGDRIDEDDETFLIKLRDVTNAAIANTRASATIIDNDLPPTLFIADKIITEEDSTTATITYTVNLNTASAKPIRLI; encoded by the coding sequence GTGAATAACGTTGCACCTACCGTGGCAGCAGGTGACAATCAAATTATGCATGTCGGCGAAACAGTCGCCTTTAACGGTCACTTTACCGATCCTGGTATCAAAGGTACCCACGCGATCGCGTGGGACTTCGGTGATGGCAACATTGTGAAGAATGACCTTAACCCAACACATATCTACGCTGTTTACGGTACATACAACGTTACCTTAACAGTCACCGACTCTGACGGTGCGGTTGCTACTGATGCAATGACTGTCAAGGTCTTTAAACTACCTACACTGTCCGTTAGCAACATCTCATTAAGTGAAGGTGATGATGGTAATACTTCTGTAGTATTTACTGCCAGCTTATCCGAACCCAGCTTGCGGACTGTAACTGCCAACTACTCTACAACCGACGGCACAGCAACTTCAGGAAAGGATTATACAATTAGCAACGGTACAATTACTTTTGCGCCAGGGGAAACCAGTCAAACTATCATCATCCCAATCATTGGCGATCGCATTGATGAAGATGACGAAACTTTCTTGATCAAGCTACGTGATGTTACCAACGCTGCGATCGCTAATACTAGGGCTAGTGCTACCATCATCGATAACGATCTACCACCAACGCTCTTCATTGCTGACAAAATTATTACTGAAGAAGATAGCACTACAGCAACTATCACTTATACAGTTAACCTTAATACAGCGAGTGCTAAACCGATCAGGCTTATTTAA
- a CDS encoding TRADD-N-associated membrane domain-containing protein has protein sequence MLFNRPQSDTSKAIDDSSSFREAIFKELLRQVHHSYNLALAVTAASGLMTLAGVGLLYLNQIPAASITTAGGALASISCIQFARESKDELRKMIKLSEQSE, from the coding sequence ATGTTGTTTAACCGACCTCAATCCGATACTTCAAAAGCTATTGATGATTCGAGCAGTTTCAGAGAAGCTATTTTTAAAGAATTGCTGCGCCAAGTGCATCATAGCTACAATCTAGCCTTAGCAGTTACCGCTGCATCTGGTCTAATGACTTTGGCAGGCGTAGGATTGCTCTATCTTAACCAGATCCCTGCTGCATCTATTACGACTGCTGGCGGTGCCCTCGCTAGCATTAGTTGTATTCAATTTGCTAGAGAGTCGAAAGATGAACTTCGCAAAATGATAAAACTGTCAGAGCAGTCTGAGTAA
- a CDS encoding NACHT domain-containing protein, with protein sequence MSQCDKVQLPEEGKKKLKERYKAENFTQESLAQKARTSVDTVKRLLGTKQPEGVERRQADAIVAVLSLTLSDLGVPEDCIAPPPEPVETLVKIVRKRIHGQIKYLCNTMRVLDMSHPICLEQIYTRVNILEKIRSKQRRELSNLLENLPLQDSERFNLGSALETRVPGLNAVERFTKLIILGRPGAGKTTFLKYLAMQCIEEQCVDKHCIEKQFIEQHCADEHCIEKKRLKQLVPFFIPLKEFAEAPGQPDLLAYIESLFQLDTFTIQSVLNEGRGLILLDGLDEVREESKISIKRQIESFINQNYQNKFVITCRLAATEYNFESFTEVEIADFEEEEINYFVKSWFNINNSQKQADKFLKKIGNKDHKPIRELATNPLLLTLLCLVFEDSGSFPTNRSELYKDGLDVLLKKWDAKRYIEREQIYKSLSQKHKENLLSQIAYSTFITGNYVFKQERAEREISNYMEKLPPNDQNDSEVDGGLVLKLIEAQHGLLMERARRIYSFSHLTFHEYFTARHIVANCDPNSIDSPMLQELMERLTNRTWREVFLLTSEMLVRSDSLLRLMKAKIDGLLAEDKELQKFLQWVDEQSRFLSALVGDVYSLAAIRACYLDFDIALDVERTLGWVLNPDFTRAFTCASFLARADRCEVKDIFTYRSNELPNLSRLSALDPALAVTFARAEVIRKLLVRVEDSQLGQELQKLNEDLPSEFKNNENINEDILIDWWKNIGKNWGDRLRKVIVPYYSLGGNWRYEKLCNEQQNPQIEVFSNKQKDLLNQYYYANLLLVVCLKSDCCVAPSVRQEIEETLLLPVSLI encoded by the coding sequence ATGAGTCAGTGTGATAAGGTTCAACTTCCTGAAGAAGGAAAGAAGAAATTAAAAGAACGCTATAAAGCCGAAAATTTCACTCAAGAATCGCTCGCTCAGAAAGCCAGAACGTCAGTTGATACTGTAAAGCGTCTGCTAGGAACAAAACAGCCAGAAGGTGTGGAACGACGGCAAGCCGATGCAATTGTAGCAGTTTTAAGTCTTACCTTAAGCGATCTCGGAGTGCCTGAAGATTGTATTGCACCACCGCCTGAACCCGTTGAAACTTTAGTAAAAATAGTGCGTAAACGAATACATGGGCAAATTAAGTATCTTTGCAACACGATGCGAGTGCTAGATATGTCCCATCCAATTTGCTTAGAACAAATTTATACCAGAGTCAATATTTTGGAAAAAATTAGATCTAAACAACGCAGAGAACTAAGCAATCTTCTAGAAAATTTACCATTACAAGATTCCGAACGGTTTAATTTAGGTAGCGCGTTAGAAACACGAGTGCCAGGATTAAACGCTGTTGAACGATTTACCAAATTAATCATTTTGGGCAGACCTGGTGCCGGAAAAACCACCTTCTTGAAATATTTAGCAATGCAGTGTATTGAGGAGCAATGTGTTGATAAGCATTGTATTGAAAAACAATTTATTGAACAACATTGTGCTGATGAGCACTGCATTGAAAAGAAACGATTAAAGCAATTGGTTCCCTTTTTTATCCCACTCAAAGAATTTGCCGAAGCTCCGGGACAGCCAGATTTATTAGCTTACATTGAATCACTATTTCAGCTTGATACATTTACTATCCAGTCAGTTTTAAATGAGGGACGAGGACTAATCCTGTTGGATGGGCTAGACGAAGTTAGAGAAGAATCAAAAATTAGTATTAAAAGACAGATTGAAAGTTTTATCAACCAAAATTATCAAAATAAATTTGTTATTACCTGTAGACTTGCTGCGACGGAATATAATTTTGAAAGTTTTACAGAAGTAGAAATAGCCGATTTTGAAGAAGAAGAAATAAATTATTTTGTCAAAAGTTGGTTTAACATTAACAACTCTCAAAAGCAAGCCGATAAATTTCTAAAAAAAATTGGCAATAAAGATCATAAACCTATTCGTGAATTAGCAACAAATCCATTGCTTTTAACCTTATTATGTTTAGTTTTTGAAGATTCTGGAAGTTTTCCAACTAATCGTTCAGAGCTATATAAAGATGGCTTAGATGTATTGTTAAAAAAGTGGGATGCCAAACGATACATTGAGCGAGAGCAGATTTATAAAAGTTTATCTCAAAAACATAAAGAAAATTTATTAAGTCAAATTGCTTATTCAACTTTCATAACTGGTAACTATGTATTCAAGCAGGAAAGAGCAGAGCGTGAAATTAGTAATTACATGGAAAAATTACCGCCCAATGACCAAAATGATTCAGAAGTAGACGGTGGTTTAGTTTTGAAGTTAATTGAAGCACAGCATGGTCTTTTAATGGAGCGGGCAAGAAGAATATATTCTTTTTCGCATCTAACTTTTCATGAATATTTTACAGCCAGACATATTGTTGCCAATTGCGATCCGAATTCAATAGATAGTCCTATGTTGCAAGAGTTAATGGAGCGGTTAACTAATCGCACTTGGCGAGAGGTATTCCTATTAACATCAGAAATGTTAGTTAGGTCGGATAGTCTATTAAGGTTAATGAAAGCAAAAATTGATGGGTTATTGGCTGAAGATAAGGAATTACAGAAGTTTTTGCAGTGGGTAGACGAACAATCTAGATTTCTTTCAGCTTTAGTTGGGGATGTCTATAGCCTTGCAGCGATCCGAGCTTGTTATCTTGACTTTGATATTGCTCTTGATGTAGAGCGGACACTTGGCTGGGTTCTTAATCCTGATTTTACTCGTGCTTTTACGTGCGCTAGCTTCTTAGCTCGTGCTGATCGTTGTGAGGTTAAAGATATCTTTACATACAGAAGTAATGAGCTTCCCAATCTCAGCCGCCTCTCTGCTCTCGACCCTGCCTTAGCTGTTACCTTTGCTAGAGCTGAAGTTATTAGAAAACTTTTAGTGAGAGTTGAGGATTCTCAACTTGGGCAAGAATTACAAAAACTAAATGAAGATTTACCCTCTGAGTTCAAAAACAATGAAAATATTAATGAAGATATATTAATCGATTGGTGGAAAAACATCGGAAAAAATTGGGGAGATCGATTACGAAAAGTCATAGTCCCTTACTATAGTTTGGGAGGAAATTGGCGATATGAAAAGTTATGCAATGAGCAGCAAAATCCGCAAATCGAGGTATTTAGTAACAAGCAAAAAGATTTGCTAAATCAGTACTATTACGCCAATTTATTGCTAGTAGTCTGTTTAAAAAGTGATTGCTGTGTCGCTCCAAGTGTACGGCAGGAAATAGAGGAAACATTATTACTACCAGTTTCATTAATTTGA
- a CDS encoding iron-containing redox enzyme family protein — protein sequence MINGLFAEQGDRIIDLQPSFPIPQRPEQAFTLAEKVAYLLSNDHQFLETTAILRDLEYDLPVILHLAFEQEDTIALLDVHKTLYQIYEVYLSHPLSPVCLHEHSPWLLTLRNQLETAWLNYEISIIKKQLPNPSEAKNSKSLCAWFLEQAQQESAIDKGVLIFFKNQASIEQFNLFLLSDATLNYRFFDALALGQLYFSEIVKTEITNNMWDECGNGVENKSHTKQFTLMLTKLGLQPPQFPVWDDWHPYAGYNLYFCFGLNRKHYFKSLGSLAMPELFDPNRNRAIITGLERLYFDARIKCEYFYNHIETEEEHGSRWLNNIIAPLVEMQPEAGIELAIGGALRMEAMRRYNEYLALKFGLFKHLL from the coding sequence ATGATTAACGGACTATTCGCCGAGCAAGGCGATCGCATTATTGATTTACAACCTTCTTTTCCTATACCTCAGCGTCCAGAGCAAGCATTTACGTTAGCGGAAAAAGTTGCATACCTTCTCTCAAATGACCACCAATTTTTAGAAACAACAGCTATTTTGCGTGACTTAGAGTATGACTTGCCTGTAATTCTGCACTTAGCATTTGAGCAAGAAGATACTATAGCACTTTTGGATGTTCATAAGACTCTTTACCAGATCTACGAAGTATACCTTAGCCATCCTCTGTCGCCAGTTTGTTTACATGAGCATAGCCCCTGGTTGTTGACCCTTCGCAACCAACTTGAAACAGCGTGGTTAAATTATGAAATCAGCATAATTAAAAAACAGCTTCCTAATCCGTCTGAAGCGAAGAATTCAAAATCACTTTGTGCATGGTTTCTTGAACAAGCACAACAAGAGTCAGCCATTGATAAAGGCGTATTAATTTTTTTTAAAAACCAAGCATCTATTGAACAATTCAATTTATTTCTTCTTTCAGATGCCACATTAAATTATCGCTTTTTTGATGCCCTAGCTTTAGGACAACTTTATTTTTCAGAAATTGTGAAAACTGAAATTACTAATAATATGTGGGATGAATGCGGGAATGGTGTAGAGAATAAGTCGCATACCAAACAGTTCACACTGATGCTAACAAAACTTGGTCTACAGCCACCACAATTCCCTGTTTGGGATGATTGGCATCCGTATGCAGGCTATAATTTATACTTTTGTTTTGGTTTAAATCGGAAGCACTACTTCAAAAGCCTTGGAAGTTTGGCAATGCCCGAACTTTTTGATCCAAACCGCAATCGCGCAATTATTACTGGTTTGGAGCGCTTATATTTTGATGCACGAATAAAATGTGAATATTTTTATAATCATATAGAGACAGAAGAAGAGCATGGTTCACGTTGGCTTAACAATATAATTGCTCCTCTTGTTGAAATGCAACCTGAAGCAGGTATAGAACTGGCTATAGGAGGTGCGCTTCGGATGGAAGCTATGAGGCGTTACAACGAGTATCTAGCGTTAAAGTTTGGATTATTTAAACACCTTCTATAA
- a CDS encoding WD40 repeat domain-containing protein, with protein MHFFTRISAQRRNTLNRTSDVVHSLVSWLDRSVGSIKSVAISPDGKIIASGGNNAGDNGVFNSPIKLWDVNTGRAIPTLIEQSGTVYSVAFSPNSKILASGDDENKIKIWNVKTGELIQTLEHYGKVNSVIFSPDGKTLVSGSDDATIKIWHIDY; from the coding sequence TTGCACTTTTTTACACGTATCTCGGCTCAACGCCGGAATACTCTAAACCGGACTTCAGATGTTGTCCATTCATTGGTATCTTGGTTAGATCGCTCAGTTGGTTCAATTAAGTCTGTTGCTATTAGTCCTGATGGAAAAATAATTGCCAGTGGAGGCAACAATGCTGGCGATAATGGTGTTTTCAATTCGCCCATAAAGCTTTGGGATGTTAATACTGGAAGAGCAATACCTACTTTAATTGAACAATCAGGTACAGTTTATTCTGTTGCCTTTAGCCCCAACAGTAAAATACTTGCTAGTGGTGATGATGAAAATAAAATTAAGATTTGGAATGTTAAAACAGGAGAGTTAATTCAAACTTTAGAACATTACGGTAAAGTTAATTCTGTAATATTTAGTCCTGACGGTAAAACCTTAGTTAGCGGTAGTGATGACGCAACAATCAAGATTTGGCATATAGATTATTGA
- a CDS encoding helix-turn-helix domain-containing protein → MSISEHTNLPQEQETLASFVQRVRASLGLSQHEVALKAGIHLQSLGKIERGLTSRLNYKTLNGLALALQTPVEYLDAVSKGLPLAATTELKFCPHCWTPGTAPDPLWTHARAKFCCFCGFQLINRCPSCSEPISSMKFRFCPFCGCSYKAKTTAG, encoded by the coding sequence ATGTCGATTTCAGAACATACTAATTTGCCCCAAGAACAAGAAACCTTAGCTAGTTTTGTGCAACGAGTGCGTGCTAGTTTAGGGTTGAGCCAACACGAAGTTGCGCTGAAGGCTGGAATTCATTTGCAAAGTTTGGGAAAAATTGAACGAGGTCTAACTTCGCGGTTAAATTATAAAACTCTCAATGGGTTGGCATTGGCTTTGCAAACCCCAGTTGAGTATCTTGATGCTGTGAGTAAGGGATTACCACTTGCTGCAACTACAGAATTAAAATTTTGTCCACACTGCTGGACTCCCGGTACTGCTCCCGATCCACTTTGGACTCATGCCCGTGCTAAATTTTGTTGCTTTTGTGGTTTTCAACTGATCAATCGTTGTCCTAGCTGCTCTGAACCCATCTCATCAATGAAATTTCGCTTCTGTCCTTTTTGTGGGTGTTCTTATAAAGCTAAAACCACTGCTGGTTAA
- a CDS encoding tyrosine-type recombinase/integrase — translation MSVSLATVTTQFLERQGLAPNTIRSYEGTLIPLLQEYGRMPVEILSRKALTEYLDSLDNLAYTTHHRHQAIIQALFNFAVEQGYIKVNPIARLRRRKPDPKKGEHLADEVIRYLTVTQIQLLYQVVASDSRMRALVKLLHRSGARIGEVLALNLTDIDLSNHKFYVVGKGNKSRWCFYSEDAQVALEHYLRYYRHKSSISALFTAQHPCSYKVTRLSYRTVHKNWAELIKPVPELAGIRLHDLRHTFATERVGLMGIEELRALMGHANIQTTLRYQKVTSARSEYVAKQALNYLINNNI, via the coding sequence GTGTCTGTATCTTTAGCTACAGTAACTACTCAATTTTTAGAAAGACAGGGATTAGCCCCAAACACTATTCGCTCTTACGAAGGAACATTAATACCTTTATTGCAAGAATATGGGCGAATGCCTGTAGAAATTCTCAGCCGAAAGGCACTAACTGAATATTTAGATAGCTTAGATAATTTAGCCTATACTACCCATCATCGACATCAAGCAATTATTCAAGCTTTATTCAATTTCGCTGTTGAACAAGGTTACATTAAAGTTAATCCTATCGCTCGGCTGCGACGGCGAAAACCTGATCCGAAAAAAGGCGAACATTTAGCCGATGAAGTAATTCGTTATCTCACCGTTACTCAAATTCAATTACTGTATCAGGTAGTGGCATCCGATAGCCGAATGCGTGCATTGGTAAAACTCCTACACCGCAGTGGAGCTAGGATTGGAGAAGTTTTAGCCCTCAACCTTACTGACATAGATTTGAGCAATCACAAATTCTACGTGGTTGGTAAAGGTAATAAGTCACGTTGGTGTTTTTATAGTGAAGATGCTCAAGTAGCTTTAGAACATTATTTGCGTTATTATCGCCACAAAAGCTCTATATCGGCATTATTTACCGCTCAACATCCTTGTAGTTATAAAGTTACCCGTTTAAGCTATCGTACCGTTCATAAAAACTGGGCTGAATTAATTAAACCTGTACCAGAGCTAGCTGGTATACGTCTGCATGATTTACGACATACATTTGCTACAGAACGAGTAGGATTAATGGGAATTGAAGAACTAAGAGCTTTGATGGGACACGCCAATATCCAGACAACATTACGTTACCAAAAAGTGACATCAGCCCGGTCAGAATATGTAGCGAAACAAGCACTTAATTATTTAATCAACAATAATATTTAA
- a CDS encoding DUF4158 domain-containing protein, translated as MAELYTPTTEEIKFVRSNVRTPTGLLALMVMLKSFQRLGYFTDIESVPTAIIAHLRKCLNLSVKVSAIPSVRSKRYYQQAIRTYLGVKPYDRTAGTAFNPDTISIRSVGRNFNSLR; from the coding sequence CTGGCGGAACTGTATACCCCAACAACAGAAGAAATTAAGTTTGTGCGCTCTAATGTACGAACACCAACAGGATTGCTGGCACTGATGGTAATGCTGAAATCGTTTCAACGATTGGGTTATTTCACAGACATAGAATCAGTTCCGACGGCTATCATTGCTCATTTGCGGAAATGCCTCAATCTCAGCGTTAAGGTATCGGCTATTCCTTCAGTTCGCTCAAAACGTTATTATCAACAAGCGATTAGGACTTACTTGGGTGTCAAGCCTTATGATCGAACCGCGGGAACAGCATTTAACCCAGACACAATCTCTATTAGGAGTGTTGGCAGAAATTTTAACAGCCTCCGATGA